Proteins from a genomic interval of Mesobacillus sp. S13:
- a CDS encoding universal stress protein, giving the protein MAGIKNIVLAYDDSDGGKKALQLAKEFTANKEGVKLYVGHVFEEKVKSEVVETNERPIEHLPINNFPADGIQVPPLAMEQGALEKTEHSIITHSSEKAFNNAKAELDALNIDTEYSILEGSPSESIVDYANSVNADLIIIGQSGNEGIKRKLLGGASQKIANNAHCHVLIAK; this is encoded by the coding sequence ATGGCTGGAATAAAAAACATTGTACTTGCTTACGATGATTCTGATGGAGGCAAGAAGGCCTTGCAATTGGCAAAGGAATTTACGGCTAATAAAGAGGGCGTCAAATTGTATGTTGGACATGTTTTTGAAGAAAAGGTGAAAAGCGAAGTGGTGGAAACGAATGAGCGTCCTATTGAGCATCTGCCAATCAACAATTTTCCTGCTGATGGAATCCAGGTTCCACCGCTGGCTATGGAGCAGGGTGCACTTGAAAAAACAGAGCATTCTATCATTACCCACAGCTCTGAAAAAGCCTTCAATAACGCAAAGGCGGAACTGGATGCACTCAATATCGACACTGAATACTCCATCCTGGAAGGAAGTCCTTCCGAGAGTATTGTGGATTACGCCAATAGTGTAAATGCTGATTTGATTATCATTGGGCAGTCCGGCAATGAAGGAATCAAGCGTAAGCTTCTTGGCGGAGCAAGTCAAAAAATTGCCAATAACGCTCATTGCCATGTGCTTATCGCGAAATAA
- a CDS encoding FeoB-associated Cys-rich membrane protein: MIANILIGGAIFGYAGWAFYRFIKKAKEGKCAACSIKSSCSSNCSVSEERQAK, from the coding sequence ATGATCGCAAACATCTTAATAGGCGGAGCCATATTCGGATATGCCGGCTGGGCCTTCTACCGATTCATCAAGAAAGCCAAGGAAGGGAAATGCGCTGCCTGCTCCATCAAAAGCTCCTGCTCAAGCAACTGCAGCGTCAGTGAGGAAAGACAGGCCAAATAA
- a CDS encoding GNAT family N-acetyltransferase, translating to MLTLKVDRELELRILEPQEAGELFWLVDSNRRYLRKWLPWIDGIQSPGQFFSVIQMWQKNHQEGSSSHFGIRYRGILAGSISLHAIDWNNSQASIGYYLSDKLQGRGITVRTVTSVINHAFYELGLNRIEIRCGKDNHKSKAIPRKLGFIEEGVIRDGEYLNGTFHDLIVYGLLSREWHRRNALHP from the coding sequence ATGTTAACTTTAAAGGTTGATCGTGAACTGGAGCTGCGAATATTAGAGCCGCAAGAAGCCGGTGAGTTGTTCTGGCTAGTGGATTCAAACCGCCGCTATTTGCGGAAATGGCTTCCCTGGATTGACGGAATCCAATCTCCCGGCCAATTTTTTTCAGTGATACAAATGTGGCAGAAAAATCATCAAGAAGGGAGCAGCAGTCATTTTGGAATTCGATACAGGGGAATCCTTGCAGGGAGTATCAGCCTCCATGCTATTGACTGGAACAACTCGCAGGCAAGCATTGGCTATTATCTATCGGATAAACTGCAAGGAAGGGGCATTACGGTCAGAACGGTGACATCGGTAATAAACCATGCATTTTATGAGTTGGGACTTAATCGCATTGAAATTCGATGCGGCAAGGACAATCACAAAAGCAAGGCAATTCCGAGGAAGCTTGGCTTTATCGAGGAGGGTGTCATCCGTGATGGAGAATACTTAAATGGCACCTTTCATGATCTAATCGTTTACGGTCTCCTTTCAAGAGAATGGCATAGAAGAAATGCCTTACATCCATGA
- a CDS encoding helix-turn-helix transcriptional regulator — translation MTRDEIISRVSEKVRVLRAEVGYTQDKMADIIGISKKTLVQIEKGRAQAGWSTVVAIAALFRETETIQFLFGNEPLEVLETIAHEGTDYRKEKTLGGKVWWREVTRIGGFVMQQNILSQHYRILDHDDFRIFSSFEEKETLERLEEIAAEALNE, via the coding sequence ATGACAAGGGATGAAATCATAAGCAGGGTATCCGAAAAAGTGAGGGTACTTCGGGCCGAAGTTGGATATACACAAGATAAAATGGCTGATATCATTGGAATTTCCAAAAAGACGTTAGTCCAGATTGAAAAAGGCAGGGCTCAGGCTGGCTGGTCGACAGTCGTGGCCATAGCTGCCCTTTTCAGGGAAACAGAGACCATCCAGTTTTTGTTCGGAAATGAACCACTCGAAGTCCTTGAAACGATTGCCCATGAAGGCACAGATTATCGAAAAGAGAAAACATTGGGCGGCAAAGTCTGGTGGCGAGAAGTAACAAGGATTGGCGGATTCGTCATGCAGCAAAACATCCTCAGCCAGCATTACAGGATTCTGGATCACGATGATTTCCGGATTTTCAGCAGCTTCGAAGAAAAGGAAACATTGGAGCGGTTAGAAGAAATCGCAGCTGAAGCGTTGAACGAGTAA
- a CDS encoding dicarboxylate/amino acid:cation symporter yields MKLTTKILIGLGLGAMTGLILNIFSPELFTVLDKFLFTPLGKIFINLISMLVVPIVLFSIILGTAGLGDPKKLGRIGFKTVSFFLTTTAIAISIGLTLAYLIKPGLMGNFDTSGAEFKAEEAPPVSETFLNLIPANPFEALTTGNMLQVIVFALFIGIALTALGEKTKGILNLIEQGNEIMMYLVGLVMKFAPYGTFGLIATAIGSQGIDAIKAMGVYMIVVVLALVVHALITYGSSVYLIGKKNPFWFFKQFSPAMGVAFSTSSSNATLPVSMETAQKNLRVPESVSSFVQPLGATINMDGTAIMQGVATVFIAQVYGADLTMAELLTVVLTAVLASIGTAGVPGVGLIMLAMVLQSVGLPVEGIGLILGIDRLLDMARTAVNITGDAACALIVSESEKKHALSHETSKVKHAAGDRSLEYSD; encoded by the coding sequence ATGAAACTAACGACTAAGATTTTAATTGGCCTAGGACTTGGCGCGATGACAGGGCTGATCCTCAACATTTTTTCACCCGAATTATTCACTGTTTTAGATAAATTCTTATTCACCCCTCTAGGCAAGATATTCATCAATTTAATCAGTATGCTTGTCGTACCGATTGTCCTATTTTCAATTATTCTCGGTACGGCCGGGTTAGGCGATCCCAAGAAACTTGGCAGGATAGGTTTTAAGACTGTAAGCTTCTTTTTGACGACAACAGCCATAGCCATATCCATTGGTCTTACTCTGGCCTATTTAATCAAACCAGGCTTGATGGGCAATTTTGATACGAGTGGAGCTGAATTCAAGGCTGAAGAGGCTCCGCCGGTAAGTGAAACCTTTTTAAATCTTATTCCAGCTAACCCGTTTGAAGCACTGACAACTGGCAATATGCTGCAAGTTATCGTGTTTGCTCTATTCATCGGGATTGCGTTAACGGCACTAGGTGAAAAGACGAAAGGAATACTGAATCTGATTGAACAAGGAAATGAGATCATGATGTATCTGGTAGGCCTTGTCATGAAGTTTGCTCCGTACGGAACGTTTGGGTTGATTGCGACAGCAATCGGAAGCCAAGGGATCGATGCCATCAAGGCGATGGGTGTATATATGATTGTCGTTGTTCTCGCTCTTGTCGTGCATGCGCTCATCACCTATGGTTCAAGTGTTTATCTCATTGGAAAGAAAAATCCTTTCTGGTTTTTTAAGCAATTCTCTCCGGCAATGGGTGTTGCCTTCAGTACATCGAGCAGTAATGCGACACTGCCGGTATCTATGGAAACAGCACAGAAAAATCTCCGTGTCCCTGAATCGGTCAGCAGCTTCGTGCAGCCTCTTGGAGCAACGATCAACATGGACGGCACAGCAATCATGCAGGGGGTAGCAACTGTATTCATTGCACAGGTTTATGGAGCTGACCTCACAATGGCCGAACTTTTGACAGTAGTCCTTACTGCCGTGCTTGCGAGTATAGGTACCGCAGGAGTTCCAGGTGTTGGATTGATCATGCTGGCAATGGTTCTCCAATCTGTGGGGCTGCCAGTTGAAGGGATTGGCCTGATACTCGGTATCGACCGTTTGCTTGATATGGCTCGCACAGCTGTCAATATTACAGGTGATGCAGCATGTGCTCTCATCGTCTCTGAATCTGAGAAAAAGCATGCGTTAAGCCACGAGACTAGCAAAGTGAAACATGCAGCAGGTGACCGCTCACTTGAATATTCCGATTAA
- a CDS encoding FeoA family protein produces MLGKLKTGEKGRIMNIASADKFVRRRLLDLGIAEGSEVCVKCILPFGGPVMVESCGQCIGIRRKEALRIEVERV; encoded by the coding sequence ATGCTGGGAAAATTAAAGACTGGTGAAAAAGGCCGGATCATGAATATAGCTAGTGCTGATAAATTTGTCAGAAGAAGGTTGCTTGATTTGGGAATAGCGGAAGGATCTGAAGTGTGCGTGAAATGCATCCTGCCTTTTGGAGGACCTGTCATGGTTGAATCCTGCGGGCAGTGCATCGGCATTCGCCGAAAGGAAGCGCTAAGGATTGAAGTGGAGCGAGTATGA
- the feoB gene encoding ferrous iron transport protein B: MMNIALIGNPNTGKTSLFNNLTGSYEYVGNWSGVTVEKKVGLLKNGKDQLIDLPGVYTLNPLSKDEGVVTNFFLNEPFEKLLNILDASQLRRNLHLTMQLLEYGAPVIIGLNMLDVAKSRGIQIDPHKLSESLGVAVAPVVARTGKGCNDLAQIVTGEAAGSGKANFIYYGKAIEAGILELENKLAGKTQHPVRWLALQLFEGNPYVKSYLATILPQNEIDTLIHHVSIAEQQNTGSKQALDEIIHRKRSEAIDKIVSAATTRTDNKKVPLTEKVDMIVTNKFLGIPIFLILMYVMFMLTFDWLGFPLSDALDSLLSGPVTTGITAALSAAGASSFIKDLVLDGIVAGVGGVLVFVPQIFILFFFISLLEDSGYMARVALVMDRLMESVGLNGKAFIPMMIGFGCNVPGIMAARTIETPKERLMTILLTPLMSCSARLPVYALFVGAFFLEHKAAVVLSLYVLGVVIALILAKVFSETLLKGETSVFVIELPPYRLPQARALWRSTWDKGKGFVKKAGTFIFAGSVLIWMLAYAGPEGVNVSMDDSYLALLGGIFAPMFAPIGFGTWQASASLFTGFLAKESIISTMNIIYFVPDEASLQGLLAAHYTPLAAYSFMVFILLYIPCLATTATIYKETGSKRWTAFSIFYALVIAYLLSLTIYQGGMLFGLS, from the coding sequence ATGATGAACATTGCGCTTATTGGAAACCCAAACACAGGAAAAACTTCATTGTTTAATAACTTAACAGGTTCCTATGAATATGTAGGAAACTGGAGCGGGGTAACGGTCGAAAAGAAAGTCGGTCTCCTTAAAAATGGCAAGGATCAGCTTATTGACCTTCCTGGAGTATATACACTCAATCCACTTTCAAAAGATGAAGGTGTCGTAACGAACTTTTTCTTGAATGAGCCATTTGAAAAACTTCTGAATATCCTGGACGCTTCGCAGTTAAGGCGAAATCTTCATCTTACTATGCAGCTATTGGAATACGGTGCACCAGTCATAATTGGCTTGAATATGCTGGATGTTGCAAAAAGCAGGGGTATTCAAATTGATCCTCATAAACTGTCTGAATCATTGGGTGTAGCAGTAGCTCCTGTGGTTGCAAGGACAGGTAAAGGGTGTAATGACCTTGCACAGATAGTGACTGGCGAGGCCGCAGGCAGTGGGAAAGCAAATTTCATCTATTATGGTAAAGCGATTGAAGCGGGTATCCTGGAGCTTGAGAACAAACTGGCCGGAAAAACACAACACCCGGTTCGCTGGCTTGCACTTCAGTTGTTTGAAGGAAATCCATATGTGAAAAGCTATCTGGCAACAATTTTGCCACAGAATGAGATTGACACATTGATTCACCATGTTTCTATAGCCGAACAGCAAAATACGGGCAGCAAACAAGCACTTGACGAGATAATTCACCGGAAGCGCAGTGAAGCAATCGATAAAATAGTATCTGCAGCAACAACCAGAACGGATAATAAAAAGGTTCCATTGACCGAGAAGGTTGACATGATCGTCACGAATAAATTTCTTGGCATCCCGATTTTCCTTATTTTGATGTACGTGATGTTCATGCTTACCTTTGACTGGCTTGGCTTCCCGCTGTCTGACGCATTGGATTCACTTCTGTCCGGACCAGTAACAACTGGGATTACAGCAGCACTGTCTGCAGCCGGTGCTTCATCATTCATCAAAGACCTGGTTCTTGATGGGATCGTAGCTGGGGTAGGGGGAGTCCTCGTCTTCGTACCGCAAATCTTCATATTGTTCTTTTTCATCTCCTTGCTGGAAGATTCAGGTTACATGGCCCGTGTCGCGCTGGTCATGGACCGCTTAATGGAATCGGTTGGCTTGAACGGTAAGGCCTTCATTCCGATGATGATCGGATTTGGCTGTAATGTACCTGGAATCATGGCAGCAAGGACCATCGAAACGCCAAAGGAAAGGCTGATGACCATTCTGTTGACACCGCTTATGTCCTGTTCTGCAAGGCTCCCAGTTTACGCTTTGTTTGTCGGGGCGTTCTTCCTGGAACATAAAGCAGCTGTGGTTTTAAGTTTGTATGTATTGGGAGTAGTGATCGCGCTTATTCTGGCAAAGGTATTCTCGGAGACACTTTTGAAAGGTGAAACGTCTGTATTCGTCATCGAACTCCCTCCTTACAGGCTTCCGCAGGCGAGAGCACTTTGGAGAAGCACATGGGATAAGGGAAAGGGATTCGTGAAGAAGGCAGGAACCTTCATTTTTGCCGGATCTGTCCTAATCTGGATGCTTGCTTACGCAGGTCCGGAAGGCGTGAATGTCAGCATGGATGACAGCTATCTAGCGCTGCTTGGAGGCATTTTCGCACCGATGTTCGCTCCTATTGGCTTTGGGACATGGCAGGCGAGTGCATCCTTATTCACCGGGTTTCTTGCAAAAGAATCAATCATTTCAACGATGAACATCATTTACTTCGTCCCTGATGAGGCAAGTCTGCAAGGTTTGCTTGCTGCTCATTACACACCCTTAGCCGCATACAGCTTCATGGTCTTTATCCTGCTGTACATTCCTTGTTTGGCAACTACTGCAACGATTTACAAGGAAACCGGTTCGAAACGCTGGACCGCTTTTTCAATCTTTTATGCCCTGGTTATCGCCTATCTGTTGTCTCTGACCATTTATCAAGGCGGCATGCTCTTTGGATTAAGCTAA
- the thiT gene encoding energy-coupled thiamine transporter ThiT, which yields MKQKQTLFLVEIAVFSALAYLLDLFSGFLFSRIWPQGGSVSIAMVPVFLMAFRWGIKGGAITGLLLGLLQFILGFSQIYHPVQGFIDYLVAFTVLGIAGIFARQIKDSIQNADKKKWIGFIIAGTFIGSLLRFIAHFFSGWIFFGVWAPEGQPAWLYSIIYNGTYMIPSMILSAIIIILVIGYAPSRMVKSAPVSNKM from the coding sequence ATGAAACAAAAACAAACTCTCTTTTTAGTGGAAATTGCCGTATTTTCCGCACTGGCTTATTTGCTGGATTTATTTTCCGGGTTCTTATTTTCAAGAATCTGGCCACAGGGCGGTTCTGTATCGATTGCGATGGTGCCTGTATTCCTGATGGCGTTCCGTTGGGGAATAAAGGGCGGGGCAATAACCGGGCTGTTGTTAGGCCTATTGCAATTCATTCTTGGCTTCTCACAAATTTACCACCCTGTACAGGGATTCATTGATTATTTGGTGGCTTTCACCGTACTTGGGATTGCCGGGATTTTCGCCAGACAGATTAAGGATAGCATCCAAAATGCCGATAAGAAGAAATGGATTGGCTTTATCATTGCTGGTACCTTCATTGGAAGCCTGCTCCGCTTTATTGCTCATTTCTTTTCCGGCTGGATCTTCTTTGGAGTTTGGGCGCCAGAAGGACAGCCAGCGTGGTTATATTCAATTATCTATAATGGCACATATATGATTCCTAGTATGATACTAAGTGCCATCATCATTATACTTGTCATCGGATATGCACCATCGAGGATGGTTAAGTCTGCACCTGTAAGCAATAAAATGTAA
- a CDS encoding histidine kinase N-terminal domain-containing protein encodes MLPITDNRLLSFLTSERENLIADWTVKIIVSEDDPYKEKISKNAERMYEVILSVFSKTSEELEEHIQELAFMVGEERVRADINIGDFVFNVNAGRSVVYTHLHKLNMEWTEMQEAINRINYCFDTFLYYAVSYYNEQKNKIIEEKNQFIDSTHKDRLTLLGQMTSSFIHEFRNPLTSIQGFIQLLRSEHQDMKYLDIISSELEQLNFRISQFLLLSKKELIGKEKTVFSLNKMIEEVLNFLYPSILDTKVRIIKEVAEDMELYGYADEIRQVLINIIFNAIDVLSQYRDDPQIEIKGFFVNDTHIKIEISNNGPVIPDQLLKTIFEPFVTTKTLGTGLGLFVCREIIEKHKGILACSSEPEKTSFIMLLPLTRIEI; translated from the coding sequence ATGCTGCCAATTACGGATAACCGATTGCTTAGCTTCCTGACTAGTGAAAGAGAAAATCTAATAGCCGACTGGACTGTTAAAATAATCGTTTCAGAAGATGATCCATATAAAGAAAAAATAAGCAAAAACGCTGAGAGAATGTATGAAGTAATTCTCTCGGTTTTTTCTAAAACAAGTGAAGAATTGGAAGAGCATATTCAAGAGCTTGCTTTTATGGTAGGTGAAGAACGAGTACGCGCTGACATTAACATTGGCGATTTTGTCTTCAATGTCAATGCCGGACGCTCCGTTGTATACACACATCTCCATAAATTGAATATGGAATGGACTGAAATGCAAGAGGCCATCAATCGGATCAATTACTGTTTTGATACCTTTTTGTATTACGCCGTATCTTATTATAATGAGCAGAAAAACAAAATCATTGAGGAAAAGAACCAATTCATCGATTCAACACATAAAGACAGATTGACGCTTCTCGGCCAAATGACTTCTAGCTTCATACATGAATTCCGCAATCCGTTGACTTCCATCCAGGGCTTCATCCAGCTCTTGAGATCTGAACATCAAGATATGAAGTATCTTGATATCATTTCAAGCGAGCTTGAACAACTGAACTTCCGGATTTCACAATTCTTGCTGCTATCAAAAAAAGAGCTGATTGGAAAAGAAAAAACTGTCTTCTCATTGAATAAGATGATTGAGGAAGTTTTAAACTTTCTTTATCCCAGCATCCTTGACACGAAAGTCCGGATCATCAAGGAAGTAGCCGAAGATATGGAATTGTACGGCTATGCGGATGAAATCAGGCAGGTTCTCATCAATATCATCTTTAATGCGATTGATGTACTGAGCCAGTACCGTGATGATCCGCAAATCGAAATCAAAGGATTTTTCGTGAATGATACCCATATAAAAATTGAGATTTCAAATAATGGTCCAGTCATTCCTGACCAATTGTTAAAAACGATTTTTGAACCATTCGTTACAACCAAAACACTTGGTACCGGACTTGGACTTTTCGTATGCCGGGAAATCATCGAAAAGCATAAAGGCATACTCGCCTGTTCATCAGAACCTGAAAAAACGTCATTCATCATGCTTCTGCCTCTAACAAGAATCGAAATCTAA